One Danaus plexippus chromosome 3 unlocalized genomic scaffold, MEX_DaPlex mxdp_25, whole genome shotgun sequence genomic window, gtatGCATAATATTGTTTCcggattttataaacaaagtatttaaatatatttcatctcTGTGTGTTTCCTATACGAAACATATAAACGAAAACCCTTTCAATATATCCATCAAATGATTAACAAGTGACAAAGCACAACATATATGGCAAAAGATATCGAAACCAGTAAAACTTGACCTCACTTATCTTGAGCGTAATACTGCTGCGCGAGGTCATTCAGTTCTCGCCGTAATTGTTGCGCCTGAGCCCTTAACGCTTGCTCTCTAGTTCGAATTACTCTGTACAGTTCCTCCTTTTCCTCTGTACGTTGTTTCACCAACCAGCGTAAATAGAGCTCTAGAAAAAGTAGGTATACTGAGATATTTTACatccatacaaaaaaaaaattagtccAAACATTGACTAGGTTTTGCAAAGTATGtttccttaataataatacatagtaCGATTAGATGGAAATAATCATGTATGGAAGATgaaacttgttttatatttatttacttccatatatttctaaaattaagcaaatattatatatatatatattgagttaACCGTCTTTGTATGTCACACACCTTCCCATATAACATAGCTCATGGGTGCCACCGACGGCCAGATGACGTCATGCGTGGGGTCATACAAGGGGTTGATGTACACGGCCAGCTCTTCAGGCTGGTTCATCCACGACCACAAGCTGGTCGTTTGGTCGTAAACGCCCAGTGCGGACCGCTCGCGGTCACTATCGCATAAGAACGATCCTGAAAGATAGGACCCATTATATACACCATGAACGGAACTTGAAAAGTAGCTCATATTATTGTCtaacatgaaatataaaccCACCAAACTGACTGGCGTAGGCGTGCTCGAACAGCGTTATGAGGAAGCACTGTCGGTACTCGAAGCTGCACGGGAACTGCTCCAGGAACTGCCGCACGCAGTCCAGGAAGAGGGTGAAAGTGGGCGCCGCGCGGGGGCGGGACGAGTACGGACCGGAAGTGACACGGCTCTGGAAGGGATGGCCGCCTTGCAGCCATTCACGGTCGATTAAGGCCTGCAGTCTGGAATATTAAATGGTATCTTATATTTGACTACTTTTTGGCCGCCATTTTCGTTGTCATCGGCCTTGAATGaatgaatatgtatttaacatattagATATGTCAGCGAAACGTCACAATTGTAAGTACAACATACAAATGTGTCCACGTGAATTAAATAAtgcgttatataaaattaagtataaattataacctatatgttagtatatttaatttatattatttgaaagtttcatcaaaatcgtttAAGCATATTTTACGTGAATGTGTAACGAACAAACGTAcaaactttcgcatttattaAAGTGGAATATCAAGTCAAAGTATTTGCACTACCGTATTCAAAAGCTATTTTATTGATACTGGAAttgtattaaacatatttttacctctgttacgtacgcgcaacatattaaaaaataaatgagcatcgccggggcaatgtcgttgtatggataaatatcatataacgagtgacgccgctgactccgcggaaactacaccaagccgtgtgaaccagaagattcctgataccacacaagcaatGGAATGGGATTTCTATCCTAACActggggcaatcatgtagtcttaggtataggttaaaagttttaatatgtaattcttattataatatacgtataagTGATACAAGTTATACAACAACCCTATATAATTCATCATGGCTATAAAGTCTAATATAAACAGCTAAATACTATGTATGATAATGCTTACCCTCTGATAGTCCGACTGTCTGGATTGAGGATGATTTGTACTAAGGAACAGACGAGTAAGGTAGCGTCTTCACCTCTGGTACCATGCACCAAAACTGGCTCGGATCTctgaatttatatgaaaaagtattaaagTATAGAATTTTTCTCTatactgttaaaataattttgatatataaaaataaacaagtagAGATATAGAATATTTGTAGTGCTTATGTActgtgatattaataatttagagTACCtagacataatatatttttattatgtacctGGTGAATATGTTGTGCGATGATACAAGCTGTGTGCAGAGAGTTCCTGACCGACTCCGGCCACCCGCAGGACTCCAGACGAGACAGCCATTTGTCACACGATATCTCACGATCTATACAGGCTGTGAAATaggtttgttataattatttaaatgtaaccttttaacaacaaatagaataaatatatatcataaaatatcaatgCTAGTCTAAATATTCTAGAAGACACAGGTTCTGTCCTGCATGTGTCGATGAATGCAATGTTGATGCTttagtgttaaaatataattacagtaatttaatcaatatataaaatttttcaaacacaCTCTTTATGATTATCTATGTTTATCATTATATGGCTATGTTATCTATGGTTCTGTGTTGTGACTCTGTATACTTTCAATCAGTTTTGAGAAGCTCTCCAGCAGCGGTTGTTGATTGTCGACTTCATCCATCGGTCTGTTGTATATTTTCCATTGAGAATAGTTTGATGGACTCTCGCTGCCTCCGCCTAGACGCAGACGAAAAAATTACTCGGTAAAttctaaatcaaaataaaaaaaattaagtattgtaaatacttaattgaaatatgttttttttttttttaaataagcatttttaaaaaaaaaaactatattaatttcgTCATGTATGTATAGTGCTAAGTAGCAAGACTGAATGACatgaacttaaataataaagtaacctACCTACATTGCCCTCGACAATGAAATCCTAGACTAcctctaaataattatttaaggaaTAACCTGTTTGTCTGATCACAGAGATATTTGAACAGTAAATTTTGTGTTAACTTTACATGATAATATGTACCTTTATTTTGCTGTTGCGAGATCATATTGGAGCTTCTGAGATCATATATGACACCCTTCATGCCAACATTaactattgaatttaatatttgctcATCCGGACGACACCTGCGGTGTTTTGGACCGTATAGAGGCTGACCAGCTCGAAGAAGAACAGCCTGGAAGTCATAGAAATagcattttcattaatttttaccaGTCTGAATCAGAGTGATGTATgcttattacatataaatttaattatgaatttttcaatCACATTGATGACCTTATATTGTTTATGAGATTTCATTAGTATTGTAgatcttaaattaatgtttatatataaaataatctttttaaaatgctACATTGATGCCATAATTACAAGTTTCATCAACAAATCAAAACAGCAAACGGCTACACAACAGAGCTTTTATCTGATATggactattttattatgaaaataaatcgtcttctagtaattttttattattgatagttattagttaatataagatttctttatattatttttcataaataggCATATTTTCACTAAATTAAGAATTAGTTGTTCtcctgtaaataataataacaaagaaaagtaacaatttaaatcataacaaTAAACTTACACCATTGTTATGTCTATACGAGAGCACAGGGAAGCGGCCGCCCTGTCTGAATGTTGCTGCCGCGGCCAGGGTCTCATCATCTATACACTTTGGTACAACCACAGCTTTCGGATAACTTTGACAGACTGTATAATTTTGATTCACTCTCGATATACGCCATTCCTCTGTGGCAATCACTTTTGTGAATTCTCCTTcaatactaaaaatttattaatgtaaaactatAATCATACTTTAGTTAGTGAAAATGAAAAGTCTAACGATGTATTTGCAGAGTATTTTTCATATGATAACATGGACACACTACCTGTAAAGGGTATAACCATTTTCCATTATGGGATGCATATGCCTGTAAAAGAAGGGATAGAAAAGGGTAGGGTCCTGTATACTTGACAAGTTTTCCAATGTCTGAGCTAGCAAGGATAATTCTGTCGTGTTATTGATATCCAGTTGAAATATTCTCAAATCtttgcattttaaatacagaaaaCCACCTTGTACGACTCCACCACTCAATTTGTTCTCCTTTTTTTCGATACTGTCTATGTTCCTGTGCAATAGCTggaatattgtataaaaataaatagttcaaatatgtcattaagataaattttaacaatatatatctattatttattacccaTAGTTCGCGAACACCTTCTTTTCGCGAACTTAATATGAGGTGGTGACCAGTTATACACACTGTTCCATCTACGTTATCATGATGAGGATATCGTAATATCACTCCGTCtaacttatttataaggaTAAGCTCTATAAATTCCATTAGACcgatttagtatatatatttttacaatattattacattattatttgttaattttaacaacTAGATAGCGCTGCGCGCACAATTCGGTTTCTTTTGACAATTAACATTTCTTGTGAGTTGtgacagttttaaaaatacggATGTATAAACTTGAAACTTGTAGATTTCAACAGAAGTTTagataattgattattatttatatatagtttcgtAGGTATTTTATTAGAGGACCTAACATTAAAAGATGTCATTATctttaactaaattatacataaacatttatggagacatttttttatacttgcaatgttaaaaacaaaacattcattcttattttatacctTCCTATCTTGAGATAGTGCGATACACTTTAATCGTGAAGAAAAGAAacgcatatatttttgtgggactgatttaaatacaaaagtatCCTGTGTCAGGCTCCATCTATTCATAAGTTATAGcattacacataaaataacatacgtATGAGTGAAATAGGTAGCGAATACGATGAAATATAGTATAAACTATAAACGACAGTTTGAGCTATGGCAATGTGTGGTTTCTTGCGttcgttgtaatatttttggcttaatttgttaaattggTGTCATTGATGGATAAAAcgagttttattataagataaaaacaaCGAATATCTATAGGatacaaactttaaatatacattaaaggGATATAACTAGTGGTGAGTGATTACAGATTTGTGTGATTGTAACTATTGAAAGTAGGTAGGTAACTTGGCTGGCTGGATGGCTGAGCTTGGGTAATGACCGGTTCCAATATTAAGAATCAGTTAAATACCATTAGAACTAATTTTCATGCcgcttattttgttttaatttataattttactcatCAATTCTTTGTTTAGGACATGGAGGAGAATTCTGAAATTCATATGGAAACAGATGTTTCTTTAACAACTGAGAGTGCTTGTGACACTGAAGACGTGATGGAAACTCATGGCGACGTAGAAACAGTCATAATTGTGGAAAATACAGCTGAGGAAGAACTGTTTGGATCTTTAAACAGTGATACTATTATATGCTCTAAACCATCAACTGAAATGAATAGCAGTGATAATGGTTCAGAAGGTTCACAAACAAAAATGGTACCTCAAACTACTATCAATGATGTAAGGAATGATGAAGAACAATCCTTGTATAGACATGATCAGGAGCACAAAACATACAACAACAAGCATAAGGCATCTAGGATTGAACAGCTACAGTCACCATTGAAGACTGATGATTCCCAGTCGACACTGAATGAACAGTCTTCACTACctgataaacaaaatataaatagcaatgAAAAATCACCAACAAAGAATTGTCATGAACAGAGCCCACTGGAAAACTCCAAGGCTATACCTGAAACCGATGATTCAAAGAAGGATTGCGATGATGATAATCATTCTTTGGACACTGAAGAGTCACAGGATTTGAAGACATCTCCATTAAAAGGGATTGACTCAAATAACACAGATAAAGAACAAcctgttttaaaaattgatcAATCACCTAAAACTTACATATCTAGACATAATTCTCAAACTAAGTGTGATcagaaacaaaacattacatGCACTATCTCCAGCAGTGCTGTCGATGATGCTGACTCCGATGATGTGATGAATCCTGCTttgaattctaataaaaacattgatggAACTTTAGCAGCCCAAGTACAGATTCCATCGCAGAATTCACCAGAACCGGCTTTAAGTGAGCCTGatgataaaactattaactctTCTAACACTGACCAGGAAGAAGACTGTATGAAACTAACTTACACATCTATTGAACCAAGTGAAAATGACCATGATTCTCAAACGGAAAATATGTCAGATGACAaagatcaaaataaaaatattagcagGGAGCTAAAATCACTCATAAAATCAGCCAAAGAATCTAAAATCATCAGTGAATGTAATCAAGTTACAAGCAAAACCAGAAAATCGAGATCAACTCTAGACGCTAGTTTGAATACATCAGTAGAATCTGGCAAAATTCAAGATATACGAAGAAGCAGTGTTAATTCACAGAAAAGCAACTGCAGTGAAAAGTCAGAGAAGGCTCCGAAAAGGTCGATGAGGTCTCAGAATCCTGAATTTGTGAATAAGgtaaaacaatttcttaacTCTGTAACGGGAAAGATTCATAAAACTGATTCAGACGAAGAAATCGATGTTGCGAAGGAGACGCAATATGAAACAGTGTACTCACCgtctaaaaagaaaaaacagttTGAAAATATGGAAGTAGATGTAAGTAATAGTAGATAAGATTTAAAAGCATTACACAatacacttatttttatttaatttctacatCTGTATTGTAATTCATAATCATGATcgatatacaataaattcatGTATCCTCGGCAGCCAACAACGAATACCAACAAGTTACGCACAGATCCTTACTGCTGGCGGTGTCATTGGGCTGTTGAACCGGTTGCCAATGAAAAGGGTCATCCTCCGATGCAATGCACCGTTTGCCCTCGAGCTATACACTACAAGTGTCTCAACAGCAATGAAAGAAATAAGATAACAGCTGAGAAGAGTTGGGTCTGTCCCGAATGTATGGTTGTACTTCATGCTGAGAGTTCGGAGACCAGGTATTTGGAGTTACTTTAACATTAGTTCAGCCACAATCGAGTGTATCAACAATAttatacagattatattatattatgaatgttgTAACATAAATTTCAATGCTTTTACAGATCACCGGCCATGAGAAAAGTTTCACTGGGACAACTTTGTGAGCTGCTCCATTACGCTTTGAGAAGACTGAAAAATTTGAATGGGGTAATTATACATGGACATTATAGATTTATCATGTAATTACTGAGTCATCCGATATATATAGGACATCCTCTGAGACCTGTgcaatattaatgtatgatACTTATAATATGGCACAATGCGAATGCATCAAATTTAGTTTCTCATTACGCAAGCTGTTTTCTTACAATTGCTTACATCTACATTTTGTTCgtgagaataaatatttttaagaattaaagcgaaaaatatataaatatatatgttattattcagctttatattatatataattagtggacaaatataatttgatgcTATTAAGACGTTTttacattgatataaaattattgatggCGCCGCCatgtttttttacttaacatCCACAAAATGGTTGCCGTTCGCCAAGCGAGGTCATTTGACAAATCCgccctttatttatttgaataatttgtgttaaggaggtttaataaaaaatagatagtaagcattttaaaaaagtataataacaaatgaggttaaacaataaaaatttcattccatataactatatatatttatagaataaatacgAAACGCAAACGCGTTAGACTTTACACTAAGGTGAAAACGACCTTGCTAGCTATCTGCTGGCGGAACACCATCTATCTCTTTCTGACATGTTAAAAGCTTGTATATCTGTCTCGCTCTgaactaataataaacattctcCGTTCATCAGAATTCTCGTTCTGTTCATACTCTGCAtttgtaattgtatttttttcgtaatgGAGatatggtatttttatttaataatgcaaTTAAATGTTCTCTCCATGCATTCACTGTTATTTACTAAGTAGAAGGAATTAAAGAGCCATATGTACTTTAtacctataataataatattgttgtttatttgatattatttcgtAATCGATCACCAAATGTCACTAAAGCATGATATTACTGCCTACGTTAATGTTGttcctttattatattttctattaccaGTCATGTATGTAGTCTATTATATAATCGCTGACGTAATTTCCAGGTGGAACCATTCCTTCAGCCAGTGGATCGCACCGTATTCCCAGACTACGACAACTACATAGTACATCCGATGGATCTGTCGCTGATGAAGGATAATATAACCGAAGGACTCTACGGCAGCACGGAAGCGTTCCTAGCTGACACGCAATGGATTTTACACAAtagtattatattcaatacatgtaagttatttttttttaaatttcttattaaatgatCGGAATGCGTTTGGTGTGTAGAAAATTGTGTTCTtctattgctttttttttttttttaaacatacgtCGCTTTCTCCTGATtatgagttatttattttgctgcttcagattattttttttttttaatgtttgacgttagaaatgaaatattgaaatctttaaatcatatagatatattaacatcgatttaaaaaatgatagTGCATGTGGTGAAAACAGGTAATCATTATCATCAAAGTAGAATttgatttcttaaaaaaaaaatctttcctCATAGTTTTGACTTAGATTACTCCTAACACTGTTTAGGCTACTTATTTAGTAcacatacaataattatatatagactCTTTTGAGTTCAAAAAGGAGAGATACTACATAATATCACAGGAGTTTAAATATCAAACCAAACGAACACACCGACTAACACACTAACATTATGTCAACCGAGATCGCAGCAGATAATCTAATTTGATGGCTCAGTGCTTCCCACAGTGCAATCCAAGCTGACTGGCGGTGCGAGGGCCCTGGTCCGTTCTTGTAAGGCTGAGATGGGTGAGATTGAAGCCTGCCCCGAGTGCTATGCAGCGGCACATGCCAGGAAACCCACCTGGTTCACTGATGTCTGCTCAACACCACATGTGCTACTTTGGGCTAAGCTTAAAGGTTCATCTctcactattttatataaaaaaaaaagatatgtcCAAAAATAAGAGGTACTTTAAGCGCTTTTCACTTCCGTTCAACAATGTTATTGACAGTTTTTGGGACATTACAAGTTTGTACAGTTCGAAATATATTAAGCCCATGTGAATGGTATctcttaatgtaaaatatgataaaatatataaaatcgtaaaaaaatataaaaccaaatGATTTCCATGCTACGTTATGtcaataactatatttaaagagtagtcaaatgtttatttttttaattatagatatatttctacacaataaaaagtttgtatatattatagtgttCTTGATTATTCTGTGTTGATTAtagattaaacaataaatgtttCCAGGTTTCCCCTATTGGCCGGCCAAAGGTATGACGGTCAGCAATACTGGCATGGTCGATGTTAGGTTCTTCGGAGCCCACGATCGTGCTTGGGTTCCAGCGAGAGACTGCTTTTTATTCTGTGAAAAAGATCCGAATAATTTCAGATCGAAACGTCAGGATATATTGGATAGTATGCAGGTAACATCAGAAAGGTTTTATTCAGACATTATACATGTAGTTTATATGAGAAGTTTGTTCTTAAGATATTCAaccattgaaaatatattaaaaatatccttaGCTTAACCATACAAACATTTGCCTATTGTTAAGCCCATATCTAAATATTAGAATCAGGGCATTAAATTCTTAGAGTAATCTCCTATGGTTACTTTATTATGTACTTTCATTATATTCTAGGAAGCGGAACAACACATACGTAATATATCCCGGAAATACGGCCAGTACGTGTATCCGCCTTTCAAGACACCGTTCGATCCAACAAAACTAACCGAGCAGTTAAAGATGATGGTCtgtagattaaatatatatattataaatatatgaaatatagtaATGGCGAAGTTAATTATCAATTTTGATTCTTCAGATACCAACATTTGACGGTGAGGTCGGTGTGTCTGTTAGTAAACAGACGAATTCCCCAACAGTCCCTAAAGGGAAAAGCAGGTCGAACTCTAAAAGCTCCAAGAGTTCGGGCAATGATGGGTgggaattttataataataagaactatattatatatataataattcattattgcTCGTTATGCTTAGtgcattaatgtttatatcaaataatataatggattttatatatagaagcTATATCTAATCTACCCTCGTTCCCTCATAATCTAATAcagaacaatatttaaaagactaCCTTACTCAATACTGTTTTCAGTGATGTGAGTGAGTGTGAGGACGTCCAGGAATCCAGAAAAATGTCTGGCGGTGCTGAGATAGCTCGTGATGATGACTTTACACCTGAAAAGTtagttaatacatattttatatgaaatatttgatttttaaccAGGAATTCATTGATATAGATTGAAATGTACCATTGTAGAAATGTTTgttattacagaaataaaacatcagAGCTACATGATAGCGAAAAAGAAACGACACGCAAGCGTCGACGATCGGAGCTCGAAGAGGCGGTTATAACTATCATGGACAGTTCCAGTGACAAACGGAGGAAAGTCGAAACCGATAAAGTTGTTGTGAAGAAGGAAACCACAAAAGAAATTGATACCAGCAAAGAGAACGAAGTTAATACAGAAGATAACAGCAAGGAAGCAAACGAGAAGGCTCAAGAAGTAACGGCTGGTAACGACAAAGCAGTCGCTGGAAATAGTATGGAGGTAGACGTTACTCCCAATACAACACCGGTCAAGACAACTCCTAAAGTGAAACCAATAAGAATCACTCTATCCAGAGACAACGACAGAGCTATAACGATACCAAAGATCGTGAGGTCGGACAAAGAAGTCGAGGTGGACAAACTGAgcgacaaaaataaatcacagaaGAGAAGGAACTCTAGACACAAACACATCAACAGTCAGAACGGCAAGGCGGATAAACAGGAAAAGAAAGTCGAAAAAGATAATATAGtcaagattattataaaagataaaaataaagatacatGTAAGACCAAAGTGTCGGATGATAAATGTGAGAAATCAAACAAAACGGGGCCGGACGCCAATAAATCCAAGGAGCAAAACGATGACGACGCCACATTAGCCGTCATAGCTCGCGAAGTAACAAAGGCGAACGTTTCCGGACTACCCACCATAAGTAGTGTTCGCAGTTTATCAACTACCGCCCAAAACTTGGACACTACCACGGTAACTACGACCTCATCGCAAACTACGGAAGTCACTATCACGGTCAGTGCCAATTCAAGCATATTTACACCCACCAGTACAGAAAATGTTCGTAATATCAAGGAGGCGGTGCATAAATTACAGAAATTGAGAAGCGACGAAACGCCTCTGGTTGGAAGAGTCGGAGTGCGAGCGTTCGCCCGGATGACGTCACCGGAACCACGGACAAGCAAATTGGAAAGCATGCTGGTTGAAGTGAAATCGGAACCGAGCGAAATCGAAGATACAGAGAGGCAGGTTGAGAAGGTGGATATGATGAAACAGTTCCACCTACGACCGGTGAATCCACCGAACGCTAACTTGAGGGAAGTACGTATGAACAAAGTCGTGGTCGCGCCGCTGGCTCGTAAGACCGTGGCCAAACAACCGGATGCGAGGATCAAGGCGAAGAAAACATTCCCACAGCCGAGGAAGGTCGATGACGGCAGATCGGAGTTGAACAGTAAAAACTCCATGGTGTACATTCCTATACAGCCGCCGAGCACACAAGCACCCGTACGACCCACCAAGCCCATCACTATAAATGGTACAGCGAACACGCAGACTGTTAGACCCCCAGTAACCGCCACAAGCGCAGGTTAGTTTAATACCCAACGTTACTCATAACAACTCATTTCTAAATATGTACTCTAATAGTTTGTTTGATAGTACATTGTAGCAAAGACgaataaaaaactgtaaacTGAATTGAATATGattataatctatttacaGCTAACAACATAGTGAATACAATGACGACCCCGCTTGTACCATCGTCATTAAATCCATGCGTCCAACCGACCACAGTCGCCACTACCAATACGACTTGCTTGACCACCGTTACCCAAGCACCAACATCTGGCTCGAACACTGGGCCAGCTAATTTCGTCCAAGTGTCCAACGTGAGCCAATCTTCCGTTATTGGGCCAACCACAACCGTCAGTCCGGTTTCGACGACTGCCCAATTGCCAACAGTTGGCCAATTGAATGCCATCGGTCAGGTGCCGACGAATGTCCACACGGTACCATTGATAACATCCGTCAATGGCCAGTGGACGTTCAGCTTGCAACCTATCATGTCTGTCGGCGGCCTGGACGTGAGTATTCTTTAATGTACTACCtaatgaatacattttaaaattattatttttttgtcttttatattGTGTTAGTACTCAGGTAATCAAATCGTATTCTGTCTTTCTGAGGGAGATATATCAACAGAGaactcttaataaaatatccataaataatttataagcaaaataatatttccaacTTCATGTATGtcgtattttcatttacatgtaataatttgaatgttcCGTTTCCAGGAGACGTCGCCTTTAATAAACGGACTCCCAGACCG contains:
- the LOC116778978 gene encoding MYND-type zinc finger-containing chromatin reader ZMYND8-like isoform X4 — protein: MEENSEIHMETDVSLTTESACDTEDVMETHGDVETVIIVENTAEEELFGSLNSDTIICSKPSTEMNSSDNGSEGSQTKMVPQTTINDVRNDEEQSLYRHDQEHKTYNNKHKASRIEQLQSPLKTDDSQSTLNEQSSLPDKQNINSNEKSPTKNCHEQSPLENSKAIPETDDSKKDCDDDNHSLDTEESQDLKTSPLKGIDSNNTDKEQPVLKIDQSPKTYISRHNSQTKCDQKQNITCTISSSAVDDADSDDVMNPALNSNKNIDGTLAAQVQIPSQNSPEPALSEPDDKTINSSNTDQEEDCMKLTYTSIEPSENDHDSQTENMSDDKDQNKNISRELKSLIKSAKESKIISECNQVTSKTRKSRSTLDASLNTSVESGKIQDIRRSSVNSQKSNCSEKSEKAPKRSMRSQNPEFVNKVKQFLNSVTGKIHKTDSDEEIDVAKETQYETVYSPSKKKKQFENMEVDPTTNTNKLRTDPYCWRCHWAVEPVANEKGHPPMQCTVCPRAIHYKCLNSNERNKITAEKSWVCPECMVVLHAESSETRSPAMRKVSLGQLCELLHYALRRLKNLNGVEPFLQPVDRTVFPDYDNYIVHPMDLSLMKDNITEGLYGSTEAFLADTQWILHNSIIFNTLLPTVQSKLTGGARALVRSCKAEMGEIEACPECYAAAHARKPTWFTDVCSTPHVLLWAKLKGFPYWPAKGMTVSNTGMVDVRFFGAHDRAWVPARDCFLFCEKDPNNFRSKRQDILDSMQEAEQHIRNISRKYGQYVYPPFKTPFDPTKLTEQLKMMIPTFDGEVGVSVSKQTNSPTVPKGKSRSNSKSSKSSGNDGDVSECEDVQESRKMSGGAEIARDDDFTPEKNVCYYRNKTSELHDSEKETTRKRRRSELEEAVITIMDSSSDKRRKVETDKVVVKKETTKEIDTSKENEVNTEDNSKEANEKAQEVTAGNDKAVAGNSMEVDVTPNTTPVKTTPKVKPIRITLSRDNDRAITIPKIVRSDKEVEVDKLSDKNKSQKRRNSRHKHINSQNGKADKQEKKVEKDNIVKIIIKDKNKDTCKTKVSDDKCEKSNKTGPDANKSKEQNDDDATLAVIAREVTKANVSGLPTISSVRSLSTTAQNLDTTTVTTTSSQTTEVTITVSANSSIFTPTSTENVRNIKEAVHKLQKLRSDETPLVGRVGVRAFARMTSPEPRTSKLESMLVEVKSEPSEIEDTERQVEKVDMMKQFHLRPVNPPNANLREVRMNKVVVAPLARKTVAKQPDARIKAKKTFPQPRKVDDGRSELNSKNSMVYIPIQPPSTQAPVRPTKPITINGTANTQTVRPPVTATSAANNIVNTMTTPLVPSSLNPCVQPTTVATTNTTCLTTVTQAPTSGSNTGPANFVQVSNVSQSSVIGPTTTVSPVSTTAQLPTVGQLNAIGQVPTNVHTVPLITSVNGQWTFSLQPIMSVGGLDETSPLINGLPDRSTSLAPLPSLPGVQTIQMPLNTICSNPETPGEPPRLQQKPLLNPLDPSTPIGAVPPPSTAGPLTAKLNQNAVKLTDFFRTLLEDTLDKVDEPAAQATLLKMQIEHMQWRHMQEIREMKHNHELTVTEMRAAYEKDKARAVSEARRTAQVELEAAVKATKAKQWCAHCSQEAQFYCCWNTSYCDYPCQKAHWNTHYSQCTQQRNAATNGDNANAIEKRLQSAPESLPKSTQAPALTVGNKLTTTRVFSQDSTAQKTSIIVSMMEDQSGNQAMKCVGTYKAPGNSQIMNTDEGSKKVVTSGGYLIVGGSTPLVTPPRRTHTIYYT